One Dunckerocampus dactyliophorus isolate RoL2022-P2 chromosome 6, RoL_Ddac_1.1, whole genome shotgun sequence genomic window, CTGTAGGTAGGTCTGTATTTATACATGGTGGGGGTGGGAGGTACTTTGTTTACTAGATTGTAATCTGTAAAGAAATGGGAACAAGAGCTTTGATGACTACAACGGAAGAAACAACATTTCCACTGGAATATTATTTCATATCACGAGCACAATCAATTTGTTTTGTCCTGATACAAGGCAACCAACAGCCCAACTGCTAACACACCGTAAAAGACCCGTGTTGACAACTTAGTGACATGGTCGCTATACTTAGCGAGTAGGGGTGCACGGTCAACGTAAAAGGCAGGACGTGTTTATTGTGtcatttattcagtaattaCACTACATGCGATCAGTAAGGCGAAGAATCTGCTGCACGAGCGCATCTCCACCTCAGGCAGggctgaaagctgtaaaaacttCAGCAATGCAGCCCAACCCCTGACCAGCTACAGAGACAAGGGGAAAGAACTTGGACGCACGTCTGGCAACGcctcgccttcctggtgaaaaaaaaacagtggtctgcagagtggaaaaataaggaaaaaggGGCATcatgtaacgagaaaaagctaaaatgttgaccctcgaactaataaaaacacaaagtctTTACAGTATACACCTATaactttttttagccttttaaaaaaatgacaagaggCTCCCCTGGACAGCCATGacacaaatagacaaagacaagttgaTGAGATAAAAGCAGTGAGCTGGCACTGTTCCACTAAAAGCTGGAACTTCGGCCAATAAAGACACTTACAAGTATGTATAATGTAATGGCTGACTGGCGTCGTGGGTAACATCGGCACTTGTCACAGGGGACTGTGGTTTGAATCcatatgacaatatatataattattatcgTTTTTTGAACAAttctggccctcacagtgtccGTTAATAAAAATTCTGGCTGGTCAAGTACCCGTTGAAGGCACAGGCACCAAACACACCGCCAACCACTGATGTGTACAACCTGTATACTGTCCATAGGATTCTCATAAGTTCAGCAATATGCTCAATCATAATAACATTACCATGCGTGTTCCGCCTCGTGACCCCAAGGTAGTGAAGCTCTGGTTTTGGAGGAGGAGGGTCAGCATCACATGACTGGCTTTCTTGCATATCCAGACTTGACTGTGACTGGAACATTGACACACACCACAATTACAACTTAACCACATTGAGATGGCATTTTCCTCCCGCTGGGGGGCAAACAAAAGAGTGGAGCATGAGCAGCAAAGTCTTTGGCTGCCAAAGCTGGTTGTTGGCACACAGAATGACAATGCCTAGGTTCCCTCGGTTTGCAGCACACATGCTGCTTAGCCTGCTTGTGGTCACCCCTCGGCAGTTACATCTGGGATGCTTCCCGCTACTTAGTcatgataaccaccaccttgcataatagaaataCCCAGAACAACTAGAAATAATCCCCAAGGCAGAGTTGTTGTACTGTATAAATGATGGCTCACACAACTATAGTTCATCCTGTTCTAGCGTTTCACGCCAacgtacaacaacaacaacaacccatGACTACACAGCATGGCAGTTCAACTTCAATGATCTTATCTCACCCGATGAAGATTTCCTCGAAGGCCATTGTCCAGGATCTTTGCTGTGAGCTGGTCGTCAGTAAGCTGTGGGCGCAGAAATGGAGGCTGGACGCACACACTCTGCACACACTTCTTTCTGGTCAAATATCTGCAGAGGACACAAAAGGCAGTCATTCTTTGACCGTATTTTGTTTCGCAATTAAAAGAAAGCATGAAACATTTTGACATGAAACCTCTTAAGCCATTGGACATTttgctaaaaatatatatatatatatatatatttacatatatttttgtgtgcatgtgcatgaatGATCTTGGTATGAACGTAAAGAGGAGACTTTGATGGTTACTGTAGATGTGGAAATGTAAATATCTTCACTGGTataagcgtgagaaaaaagtatatacaccggaaattacgctAAAtatgaatacagtcgtccctcatttacagcagttaattggttccagacccgaccgcattacggtaaatgaatttccacaatatagGTTTCAAGGTTAagaccacattgcacaactctgatgctgcagggactcgagatggcaAATAGTTAACGAGCTACCATGCTGACCAGTTAggctcgaatttatttcttgtcaacttaagtaaaaaaaacttaccacttccacacgagatGGGAGGAGAAGGTTTTTCACTCTataatgtcggacatgccatggctgacttcatgactttatgcagtgttaaggtaatgtaatgtaaggtaatgtttcaatgttttgtgtcaatactgccgcctagtgaccagaatactacatatcacttgtatttcaatatgtttacactaatagaccatagtcgatacagcaatcattaattaatgactTAATTTCAGAAAAAAGGGGATATAGAGAGGGAGCAATTATCGAGCCGCAATGTTGCAAGGAACGACCGTATAATCTTCACGATGTTACTACACAATTGtccatgcatttgattattatatttttactaacaaatttatggataacttgctttgatgAGAGAAGTAAAGAGAATGCCAAAGTGACAAGCACACATGCAAGTATTTATTTTGGATGATTAGATAATATTGAAGTTTAGAAGAACTAAacgcagtacaatttttcaaattcaacaaatacatttagaaggaaaaaacgtgaagtgcattattggcacacattattcccaaactttcgcgggccacatctggcccccgggccttgagtttgacacgtgtggtAGAAGATACTTGTACGACTGGAAGAGATAACGGTGCTAGGTTTACGGTATTAGTGTAATTGTTCATGACACATGCTGGTCTCCTGACTGTTGGCTTGATGGCAAATGGCAAATGGAGTGGTAGCGTGTCaggaaaaaataaagtaaaagtgcACCTGGGTGCCTGTGAACTGCAGAGGACATGAGTGACGTTCCTCCAACAGCCATCTGTAAAAGGATTAACTCCTCCTCTGAACTTGCCTGTTACCTGAAGAAAAGGCAGGGTGAAAATAGAgatcaacacaacacacaacacaattcATCTAAAAGGAGGTAAGAAAATATAGCTACACAAGATGCCAAAAATGATCTGTTGACCCGTAAGAATCCATGGTGATGCGTGTGAGGAAAAAACAATTGTCTTCTGTGTTCTACTTGGTCTGTGCTATATCCACCATCATTTACTTTAAACGGCTCTGGCTTTTTATGGGTTAAGGCTTTCCTACCTGCTCATTAGTAGTTCTGCCCCTTGCCACAAGCACAATGTGGAACCCAGTGAGACCAGCAACGGGAATGAAGAACAGGCCTGCAACACACATTACAGCCAGCCTGGAAATAATACTTTTAAGGACTATATTATGACATCAGGTGGAAAAAAGTGAAGGGTAATTAAAAGAACTGCAGATTTGTTGAATAAAAAGGTGTTaacaaggacaaaataatagTTAATAGTTAATGTTCCTAACCAAAATCTAAGTAAAGAATACAGAAAAGGCCTTCCAGTAGAGGATACGTGACAATGGCATGCAGGCGGCCGATGTACTGGTGATGATAGAAGAGGAAGAGCAACCCAAAGCCAAACACAGCCATGATGTGGGCCGTCAgtgagaggaggaagaggaagaagtatcTGTAATTCCTCCTGCCGATGCAGTTGTTGACCCATGGACAGTGGTGGTCAAAGTCCTGAATAAAACAAGCAAAGAGGTCAAGCTTTACAAACCCCCCCAACACTCACATACATCATCATCTCATCCAAAGATGTTCCACAATAAGCAGCCATATAGGAGGCCATGgctctcagtcagaaaaggtcAATCTATGtgcccaccctcacctatggtcatgagctttgggttgtgaacGAACGAACgagatggcggatacaagcggccgaaaagagtttcctccatagggtggctcgactcaccctaagagatagggtgaggagcttggtcatctgggaggggctcagaggggagccactgctccttcacatcgagaggcaccagttgaggtggctcgggcatctagccaGTACGCCTCCCGGATGCTTCCCTGGTGAGGCggtccaggcatgcccagccgggagaaggccccggggcagacctaggacatgctggcgGGATTATATCTCACagttggcctgggaatgccttggtgtcctctcaGTGGAAATGGCCGGaaaccaggaagtctgggcttccctactgaggctgttgcccccgcgacccggacccagataagcagaagaggatggatggatggatggatggatggaggtagTATGTACAATTGAGTTACAATTCTACAATGAGTAATCTTCTTTAATCTCATTTTGTATATCTGAAAAATTTAGCATTTTGTGTAGACCTTTTGTTGGCTGTAGCATATAAAAGAATGTGTGGACATTTAGGTGATTTGAACCATTGTGTGCTTGAACGTGGTATGAGTATGTGAGTGTGAGCTCACCTCCACACAGTTGTCACAGACAGAGCAGTGGGAGCAACGTGGTGGCCTGTAGAAGCGACAAGTTGAACACCATTTCATCCTGACCTGGATCCCTCTGATCTGCACCGTTTTATAAAGAGGAGCACGGAAGTCATCCTCCttgtcctcatcctcctcagCTGCAGACAAAGACACCAGCTCAAaaataaacaagcaaaacaaaaccttCATATCAGTGTCTATTACGCTGTTACTCTGTGTTCAAGAGATGATTTTCTAGCACATATTCTGTCACCAACAAGTTGGCgggacatttttttgtgtgtaagactgatttgaaagacattttaaatgatCTAGAAATGGTGTcttatgttaaaaatgtatcaatGTGGTGTATGCTTGAAAGAGATGGAATAGGCATGGGTAACTCTAGCCTCTGAACTTCAGGACGTTGCAATAACTACATTAAACGTCAAAGATGCATGGTTGGATTTTCCACTTTTCACCTATCGACCTCTCCACCTGAGCAGCCCTCTCTCCAAGCTGTATGGTGGCTGAAGGAGGGGCGTCCCCCGAAATTTTCTGCTGTCTGAGGACCAAATTGACTGTTTGGGAATACTTACACTACCATAAAAATACAGATGGCCGCAAAGAAGGTCGCCAAACGTGCAAAACATGCTTGCTGACACATCGAACATGATGGCGCATCTAAAAGGAGCACCAGCGCTACATGCTAAATTTAAGGTAAACttaataattttacgagaataaagtcaaaataataagaaaaaagtcataatcgaatgaacaaaagtcacaattttacaagaataaactcgtattgttatagaaaaaaacgtcatttttggcagcaaaggtgaaatgcatttttttcttgagttgcatatagcttcttagcatatctctctgtgttggtttacaaaataaagtgtcccttgcatgttgtaatttttcaggatgtggccctcgctggaataagtttagacacccctgtattACACAATCCAACAACTCCAAAACACTCTTGTGGCGAAGTTTTGCacattccgattttttttttattgtttatgttgacttagtgattgcatttatttgcattttgtgttttgttttttttttttaccaaatattTATAGTGTTTTGACCTGTTGTGACTACAGGATAAGCCACAGTAGACGCCATTatcaacttcattttatttattatttatttataaagaattcagttatttatatttaaatatatatgttccacttccatcatgtcctattttattattttaaaatgacagaaaagttatttttcaatactgatatttcaaataaagatattgcaaaatgacacattttacagctgtaattataataccgaACCGTGAACCCGTGATATGTGTGctcaaggttatcataccgtcagaacCTAatatttgagtatctcattggcAGGCCGAATAGTTTGGTTTTCGATAATCAGAACACGGTGCCCCTACATAATGAAATTCACCTACCTCTTGGAAAGATGCCTGGGTCCATGAATGTGGCCATACAGAAGTTAGCCAACACAAACAGGAAGATGACACCATTATAAATGGGTACGGCTGCAGAGAAACGCTCCGAGAGCCATGGACAACTGCACGACACAGACAAAAAGGACAACACCAgtaagaaaatgaatggaggcACATAAAGTGACAATATTTCACTTGCAGATTACTTATCTTTTACAATTACAACAGCAGCAAGGTATCATTTTTTTAGATTGCTTTGATACACAGTATCATGTTCTGCTCAATTCATGTTATACATAAATCAAAGGGTGTGGTTTCGTAGTACAATAGTAACAGTGTATTTCTCTCACTAATATGCACGCACAAGTGTGCAACACTTACGTGAAGCAGAAAAAGAGTGTGGTTGAGCCAACCAGGAAGAAAGTGGCTGCCGACACGGGGATGTAGCGTGAGGGTCGCAAGGGTCTGGAGGACAGGACCACAGCATGGGGCAGGGGAGAGGAGGATGGACCCCGCCCTTCATTCTTACTACTGCCACCTGGCATCACTTCCCGTGTGCGCAGTGTTTTGCTCGGGCCTCAGCTTAGCTGCGATGCCGAAGGAGTTGTCATTCTGAGTTAAACGTCCCTACTGGCGCTCTATGTGGGATGCTGATATGGGGACCAAAATGATGGATTGATCAATCTTTCTTCCTTTGCGAAAATCCTCATGGAGATCCTGAGCCATTGTAAAAAAGTTGTTCCAGGTTTAAAATATTTGATTCTGTCAAAAAGCAGATGGACTTCACACAAAACATTACAGACGATATCCAAAGACGGCTTTCAGAATATTAAGTTCTCCggcccaaaaaacaaaaagacaaaattggAATTTTCTGCAAATACAGTGAAAAAGCTTGACATTTAAGATCAAATGATATAGAAAACAGTTTTGCCTCTTATGTAAACCATACATAATACCACCTTCCCTTTCAATTAAAAAAGGGAGTTAGGATTAAAGCACAAGACTTGAAAACCGGGTTTAGAAGGGATCGAGTGAATTGTCCTGGATCATCAGCGTTTCCTTTCCCTCCCTTGTGAATAGAAGCCaaactttaaattaaaaaaaaaattgtatttaacagACAGTATGGAGGTTTATAAAACTATGGTTGCTGCATGAGAACAAAATGAGTTGCAATTAAAAAAGGGAACTTGCTTTTCGTCCAACATTCATATTAGGCACAGCAGTCTGTAAATGTGCCACTGGGGGAACTTGGTTTTCCTACGTGTGGGCATCGCTAACATCTACCAGCTGTAGACCACCTGACCTGGGAGATGCATCAGGTATGTGAGGGACAAAAACCAACGGATGGTGTTGGGCTTGAAAAAACAACAGGGGTAAAATCCAGAATAAAATCCACTGGTATCCATGTCAGTTACATTTTCAGAAGCAACAAGTTTTAATCCAAGgcagaataaagtgaaaacagtCAATAGCAAAAATGATCTTAAATGAAGACTGGTCACAGTTTCTCCATTGATGACTGATTGTTCCGCCGTTAGTAACTAGCCAAGCACGCTAATGTCCTTCTTCAGTTCCTGCATTTCCTCCAAGAGCTACCATTGGGCTTGAGAACAATAAAGCAATTCACAAAAaggaattgtaaaaaaaataattttaggtGTGgaccaacaataaaaaaaaagcttggaTCATAGAAATCTTGAAGGCTGAGGTTAGGTTGGAAATTATTTCCCCAACAAAAATGACCTTTTACTCATGAAGATCTGATGTATTGGATTCTTTtgtgtataaaaacaaacattctaGCCTGAGGGGTGGTCAGGATTACTGCACCTAAAAGTAAGAAAAATGCCCAAGTTAGAAACAGTGAACAAGTCAAGGCACTCTGTATTGTACGCCATTGGTTGGAGTAATATACACCAGTCTTtatatgttaaaaatataaaagcagTATTGGCCTATACCAGGGACCATTTTCAGCTGGcaaatcattttttattgaccctCGGTATACAGGAggtcattgtttgtttttgagtcATAGACTATTAAAAATTATAAGATGACATCTGCAGCATTTCtgtcatgcatgtgttttggggggttgtgtgtgttttttgcagcATTCTTTATTTGGTTTGGGATCTTTAATGCGAttgcaacatccatccatcttcttctgcttatcagaggtcgggtcgcgggggcagcagcccagacttccctctccccagctacttcgtccagctcctcccggcagatcccgaggtgttcccaggccagttgagagacatagtctctccaaccgGGTCTTCCCGGTTCACCAGGTTAAAGTCCAACGTAAAGGCCCTGAGCCGgtgagcaacaacaattgccacccctgccttttgcctctcactgctggcaacgccagagtggaataaagaccAACCCTACTCAAGAAGACTGGTTCCTGAGCCCCTGCtatgcgttgaggtgagtccgacccATGTTACCGcttcgggctgtgcccagcTGGACGCCATGGGTGCAGGCCTGGCCACCAGATGCTCGCCAttgtgccccacctccaggcctggctccagaggacCCGGTGACCCGTGTCCGGGTGAGGGAAATCTTGTCCAAAGTTTTGTCTCTTTATTGGGGTTGTTATTGGggtcgagacactgcaggttttctttccagccagtcacgaaagcaggtgattttaatgaccaacaccttcagtttgagggaaggagctcatcaattaaatcacctgctgaagaaactggttggagagaaaacctgcagcgtctcggccctccagggcacgagtttgacacatgtgtgcTACAACGTGACGTCCAACTACATAGAAACGCTAAGAATCTGGTGCAATATGTAAAACCAGACTTTCAAAATTTGATAAATCCCTCAATTAATTAATGAAGCGGTCTGGGGATATGGCATGCACAATAAAAAGGCGTTTAAAAGGTCCCATAAATGCATTAAGATGTGTACATTTATgtgaaatatataattaatatgtCAATGCATATTTGAATGGGGCTACGGTTATGATATGTTCCACAATCACGACAACAAAATACAAACCATATCACGTAAAGAATCGATTACATTTATGACTGTAACGTCTTTCATGCAATAAGGTCATAATGAGTCTTCTAATGCACGAACAATAGATGCTACTTGCTATTTAGCAAATTAGCTTTAGCAGTCGGCTCAGGTTAACCTCACCTGTTTTCACAATGGCCCAATGGTACGTTTAATTCCAGTTGTGGAAGTCTTCCAGAGTATCCATTAACATCGTTAACCCCTTCTCAATGAGGGCGTGTACAGTAGGCGGCTAACCTTTCCGTTGTTAAACTGGAGACATGGATGCTGCTAGTCAGCTGTCACCGAAGCGCTGGTGCTAGGTAGATTTTTAACTTTGATGACGAGGTGGACACTGTGAGGATTCACAACATGTCTCACCTTCATCGCTCAAATTAGACAAGCGTCAACCGCCGTAGAGTtatgtttgttcctcatttcaGCATGTTACATGCAACGAACAGCTTCAGAAGAGGAAGACATCTTTGTCGGTCGCCCAAAATCCTGACGTCGGCGAACACGTGCCATAAAATGACAGGCCTGATTGGACAGCTGCTCCTTTGTTTCACAAGCGATATGGTACCCCTGTCAAATTAAGTGAAATTATATATAGTACTGTCCATTGTCAACCTTCTCATTTTCACTGGGAAACTACTGTATTTCGCCCTTCTTTCCCGGCACCCTCTCGTTTTAATAGTTTCATTATCTCTGGTTCTGCCGGAGCCGCACAGCTTCCGGTCCGCTCGGCATTGCTCGGGCAACATCGGAGTAATACATCCTGTAGCCAGTAAATcacgccttcaaaataaaagaagcatgCCAGTAAAATAAGACGTGTGACAGTGACAACACGTTTGCCCCGCAGTAGGCAGTCGTCCCGCCCCCCCATGGTATTACcttttcacaggtaagactgaaaaaaaatacaaaaaaaacctttgtaTTTGCCctttataacatcattttaatgtattacattaacattttcaaacagAAAACACAGGCGGAAAcagaaaatacaacaataaaaacacaactgtgcacatgcagtgcagttgtacaccacagaaaactacaaccacaatatacAGTTGCTGTATATTAAGCATTAGCATAACATCtaaccaaaataataatgtcattataCAGCATTGCAAAGTACAAATGtattaagacatttttttgCTGAAGTAACACCTCTGTGACAAATTTTACATCATTAAATTGTGCATGTCGGTCAGTAGTGTATGTAACCACGTGGTGTCCTTAAGTCTAGACACATAGGCATAAATGCATATATTATACAATGAGACACATAGGCATAAATGCATATATTATACAATTAGACATATAGGCTTAAATGCATATATTATGcaattacacacacatactgtatatacacatatgtttttactatttttatttaaatttgtaaaagtatttcatttgaattatttttaaaataattaacatatttcaggtattatttatttgttatttattagttaattaataattacaactttttttgcataagatatgtatattatttgtccagactttagggacacccgGTGTAATTGGTGAAAATATGCTAAATCCTTGATGCTGGTTTTCTTCTTCATTCATAATCACAAAGGATATTCACTCCATaagctgaaaaacaaacacaatcgtGCAAATTAAGAGATGTGAAAAGAGAGGTCTAGCTCATTAACACATAAAAATTAGATGAAACAGAtgaaaattagggatgtcctgattcacattttttggcttccgatccgatccaattttttttatagtcttgccgatccgatctcgatcctttttttttttcaaataacaaGCTATTGTTACAAACGTTAAGTTGTAGAATTGAATATGTTAATGAAAATAGCTCCTCAAAgtattacaaataatgcaaccaaagtattgctgaatattttttttattacacatgaccaacaatattgtttggcttttgtaataAATCTCTGTGAGTCacgtccctaatccaataaaaaatca contains:
- the LOC129182538 gene encoding palmitoyltransferase ZDHHC5-A-like — protein: MPGGSSKNEGRGPSSSPLPHAVVLSSRPLRPSRYIPVSAATFFLVGSTTLFFCFTCPWLSERFSAAVPIYNGVIFLFVLANFCMATFMDPGIFPRAEEDEDKEDDFRAPLYKTVQIRGIQVRMKWCSTCRFYRPPRCSHCSVCDNCVEDFDHHCPWVNNCIGRRNYRYFFLFLLSLTAHIMAVFGFGLLFLFYHHQYIGRLHAIVTLAVMCVAGLFFIPVAGLTGFHIVLVARGRTTNEQVTGKFRGGVNPFTDGCWRNVTHVLCSSQAPRYLTRKKCVQSVCVQPPFLRPQLTDDQLTAKILDNGLRGNLHRSQSSLDMQESQSCDADPPPPKPELHYLGVTRRNTHDYNLVNKVPPTPTMYKYRPTYSPGKNHTPLTHAYANQLSQRERASSSRDSSSSTSSLVQVSQQPGFRSQPSLDRDSSSVRGGDGDRQDGGEGGIPGYSLTGRSYPSFPDPAVLSGVASQSAGAAHISESTTTSSSFKSIANHTPPPHQPAPNGSLSCDSLMAGGEVSPAAGGGYISSFLTSQHRDADSQSPQRHHPLLHRSTSSTCYSPPPERERQPVEPHRSVHPLPVCQTSAPPPPSAPHPAHHHHSHHHHHHHHHHHSSSTSHPPRFIAPHLPHHAYPHRTRSTDTPSSSTNYPSHSPHPPPLGKSLSYSSAAAAEMQYRLIRKASSAAGTDAGSGGTATAKVERDQTEVLS